From a region of the Deinococcus terrestris genome:
- a CDS encoding tetratricopeptide repeat protein: MSAAELPDTALPSPPDWREFARTGEWRRALAAARLSGQAEVAGMLEAVCGVQDHVRARRLALARRALSGLKTRLEDSPSPGEAARLRGLVDVEGLEAALGALESQRQGREAETDPTALAAQLAPALGHPLTRSEGLNALGVLHALRGEGEEAREQFGAALAHDAGHYRAGTNLGNLDLEEGRPAEAEARYREVIRMQPDYDGAHHNLGVALRRQGRLGESVASIRRAQRLSLKGSQRESREEARAGLGRLGTGRLGTGAAGAGWLRWGLLGGGALLLFGLLRGFGG, translated from the coding sequence ATGAGCGCCGCCGAGCTTCCCGACACCGCCCTTCCCTCTCCCCCCGACTGGCGGGAGTTCGCCCGCACGGGCGAGTGGCGGCGGGCGCTGGCGGCGGCGCGGCTCTCGGGGCAGGCCGAAGTCGCGGGCATGCTGGAAGCGGTCTGCGGGGTGCAGGACCACGTGCGGGCGCGGCGGCTGGCGCTGGCGCGGCGGGCCTTGAGCGGCCTGAAGACCCGGCTGGAGGACAGCCCCTCGCCCGGCGAGGCAGCGCGGCTACGCGGGCTGGTGGATGTGGAGGGACTGGAGGCCGCGCTGGGGGCGCTGGAGTCGCAGCGGCAGGGGCGCGAGGCAGAGACGGACCCGACCGCCCTCGCCGCGCAGCTCGCCCCGGCGCTGGGGCATCCGCTGACGCGCTCGGAGGGGCTCAACGCGCTGGGGGTGCTGCACGCCCTGCGCGGCGAGGGCGAGGAGGCCCGCGAGCAGTTCGGCGCGGCCCTCGCGCACGACGCGGGGCACTACCGGGCGGGGACCAACCTGGGCAACCTCGACCTGGAAGAAGGGCGGCCCGCCGAGGCCGAGGCCCGCTACCGCGAGGTGATCCGGATGCAGCCCGACTACGACGGAGCGCACCACAACCTGGGGGTGGCGCTGCGGCGGCAGGGGCGGCTGGGGGAATCGGTGGCGTCCATCCGGCGGGCGCAGCGCCTGAGCTTGAAGGGCTCGCAGCGCGAGAGCCGCGAGGAGGCGCGGGCGGGGCTGGGGCGGCTGGGCACTGGACGGCTGGGCACGGGGGCGGCGGGCGCGGGATGGCTGCGCTGGGGCCTGCTTGGGGGCGGAGCGCTGCTGCTGTTCGGACTGCTGCGCGGCTTCGGGGGATGA
- a CDS encoding NAD(P)H-hydrate dehydratase, whose amino-acid sequence MTEFVFRPAGVAALDARLEAAGLLDPAMEEVGRAVAEAAQGLAGGGPVLLLAGSGANGGDALVAARYLAGWGAEVRVLAAPSRHALTRLNRERLAAFGVEVGELTPGAVTREAWGSVVLVDGLLGTGFQPPLRLELAAVVEAVNAARGAGTRVLAIDLPSGLDATSAVPPGESVRADVTVAPVGLKPALLFGEAATRAGEVRVAALALPPDWAAGEAWATRPDDAAVAALLPVRRADAHKGTAGDVWIVGGAPGMVGAAALAGLGALRAGAGRVTLHSGAEVPLVTPELMVRRHGDPGGWLAGTGERPDAVAVGMGLGPGAAGLARTVLGWGLPTVLDADALQPELAGAGHDRCVWTPHPGEAARLLGVGTAEVTRDPLTAARGLQERFGGVVVLKGGPSVIAHPGGRWVSRGGHPGMASAGMGDTLAGVIAALLGQGLSAADAALAGVRLHARAGERAGIRHGYGLTATDVSAQLGGAWLDLTGGAGRGC is encoded by the coding sequence ATGACCGAATTCGTGTTCCGGCCCGCCGGGGTCGCGGCGCTGGACGCGCGGCTGGAGGCGGCGGGGCTGCTCGACCCCGCGATGGAGGAGGTCGGGCGGGCGGTCGCGGAAGCGGCGCAGGGGCTGGCCGGAGGTGGCCCGGTCCTGCTCCTCGCCGGGAGTGGGGCGAACGGCGGGGACGCGCTGGTCGCGGCGCGGTATCTGGCGGGGTGGGGGGCGGAGGTGCGGGTGCTCGCCGCCCCGTCCCGGCACGCCCTGACACGGCTGAACCGGGAGCGGCTCGCGGCTTTCGGGGTGGAGGTCGGGGAGCTGACGCCGGGGGCCGTGACGCGGGAGGCGTGGGGGTCGGTGGTCCTCGTGGACGGGCTGCTGGGAACAGGGTTTCAGCCGCCGCTGCGGTTGGAACTGGCGGCAGTGGTGGAGGCGGTCAACGCAGCGCGGGGGGCGGGGACGCGGGTGCTCGCCATCGACCTCCCCTCGGGCCTGGACGCGACCTCGGCGGTGCCTCCCGGCGAGAGCGTGCGGGCGGACGTGACGGTGGCCCCGGTGGGCCTCAAGCCCGCGCTGCTGTTCGGGGAGGCGGCGACGCGGGCGGGCGAGGTGCGGGTCGCGGCGCTGGCGTTGCCGCCGGACTGGGCGGCGGGCGAGGCGTGGGCCACCCGCCCGGACGACGCGGCGGTGGCGGCCCTCCTCCCGGTGCGGCGGGCGGACGCGCACAAGGGCACCGCCGGGGACGTGTGGATCGTGGGCGGTGCACCGGGGATGGTGGGGGCCGCCGCGCTCGCGGGGCTGGGGGCGCTGCGGGCGGGGGCGGGGCGGGTGACCCTGCACTCGGGCGCGGAGGTGCCGCTCGTCACGCCGGAGCTGATGGTGCGGCGGCACGGCGACCCCGGCGGGTGGCTTGCGGGGACCGGGGAACGGCCGGACGCCGTGGCGGTGGGGATGGGGCTGGGGCCGGGCGCGGCGGGGCTGGCGCGGACGGTCCTGGGGTGGGGCCTCCCCACCGTGCTCGACGCGGACGCGCTTCAGCCGGAGCTGGCTGGGGCGGGGCATGACCGTTGCGTCTGGACCCCCCACCCCGGCGAGGCGGCGCGGTTGCTGGGGGTGGGCACGGCTGAGGTGACGCGCGATCCGCTGACGGCGGCCCGGGGCCTTCAGGAGCGGTTTGGCGGCGTGGTCGTGCTCAAGGGCGGCCCCAGCGTGATCGCGCACCCCGGCGGGCGGTGGGTGAGCCGGGGCGGACATCCCGGCATGGCGAGCGCGGGCATGGGGGATACGCTCGCGGGAGTGATCGCGGCGCTGCTGGGCCAGGGGTTGAGCGCCGCCGACGCCGCGCTCGCCGGGGTGCGGCTGCATGCCCGCGCGGGCGAGCGGGCGGGGATAAGGCACGGGTACGGGCTCACCGCGACCGACGTGTCCGCCCAATTGGGGGGGGCGTGGCTGGACCTCACGGGCGGGGCGGGCAGAGGGTGTTAA
- a CDS encoding DUF4388 domain-containing protein, which yields MQGLLSDLPLLGILELVHTTRQTGVLDVKTEVPFTVAFAGGEIVGGGILDWLGTDAIQAAPLLPSEGSFEFAPRAVEGAALSPYEHFTTDWARASDEWAQLCGVIGSPSRVFRGERPLFDGGDGASVRTVARQTGRPLFDVAQEAAAAVQAGQLSPTGRFAWFSLRLLAGTRRIGTSAIADALDGERTLGDLTDLGHSVDDLRAYLLAEVRAGLRFPGSGWVLRDLIWEGEHLGS from the coding sequence ATGCAGGGACTCCTCTCCGACCTGCCCCTGTTGGGGATTCTGGAACTGGTGCACACCACCCGGCAGACTGGCGTGCTGGACGTGAAGACCGAAGTGCCTTTCACGGTGGCCTTTGCGGGCGGCGAGATCGTGGGCGGCGGCATCCTCGACTGGCTGGGCACCGACGCGATTCAGGCCGCGCCGCTGCTCCCCAGCGAGGGCAGTTTCGAGTTCGCCCCGCGGGCGGTGGAGGGAGCGGCGCTCTCTCCCTACGAGCATTTCACGACCGACTGGGCGCGGGCCTCCGACGAGTGGGCGCAGCTTTGCGGGGTCATCGGCAGCCCCAGCCGGGTCTTCCGGGGCGAGCGGCCCCTCTTTGACGGAGGGGATGGCGCGAGCGTGCGGACGGTCGCCCGTCAGACCGGACGGCCCCTCTTCGACGTGGCGCAGGAGGCCGCCGCCGCCGTCCAAGCGGGGCAGCTCTCCCCCACCGGGCGGTTCGCGTGGTTCAGCCTGCGGCTGCTGGCGGGCACCCGGCGCATCGGGACCTCGGCCATCGCGGACGCCCTCGACGGCGAGCGCACCCTGGGCGACCTGACCGACCTGGGACACTCGGTGGACGACCTGCGGGCCTACCTGCTGGCCGAAGTGCGGGCGGGCCTGCGCTTTCCGGGCAGCGGCTGGGTGCTGCGTGACCTGATCTGGGAAGGGGAGCATCTGGGGTCCTGA
- a CDS encoding MDR family MFS transporter — MTTPTPPTPINYAQTLDLRTKRVILLGVLLGLFLSALDQTIVSTALPRIVSDLNGLNLYAWVTTAYLLTNTALVPIYGKLSDLYGRKPILMFGIVVFLIGSALCGLAGEPFLGNLFGGGIEQLVVFRGLQGVGAAALGSVAFAIIADLFEPVDRPRYQGLFGAVFGLSSVLGPLLGGFLTDQLSWRWVFYVNLPIGLVALAFIAAKMPRLASGLQAKVDWLGAFLILLFTVPLLLALTWGANGTYAWTSPTLLGLLGLSAAALVAFVAVESRHPSPILPLTLFRNRTFAWGALARFLIGAAFLGAILFLSLYLVNVQGVSATAAGTATIPLTIGLIIGSVGSGQIASRIGRYKVLMLVGLMTAALGFFALSTLTADTPYNGVVLRMVLLGLGLGPALPLYTTALQLAVKPWEIGVATSAGQFFQQMGSTIGTAVFGALLTAGLATQLSTNFERAREGQPPAVQAILTQNERAAAASAGGGFGEGAPAGESGQDPAAAFGEVRRQLDAAVNSGNAAALGQIAQNPALPQGFREGLGRIPTEALATPEGRAGVQQTLDGQFRAFEVAGQKTARVVKESFAGAIANIYRWSIGVILLALLATAMMPNLSLPTRRKGERAAPAHVEV; from the coding sequence ATGACCACCCCCACCCCGCCCACTCCCATCAACTACGCGCAGACCCTCGACCTGCGGACCAAGCGCGTGATTCTGCTCGGCGTGCTGCTGGGCCTGTTCCTGAGCGCCCTTGACCAGACCATCGTCTCGACCGCCCTGCCGCGCATCGTGTCGGACCTGAACGGCCTGAACCTCTATGCCTGGGTGACCACCGCCTACCTGCTCACGAACACGGCGCTGGTGCCCATCTACGGCAAGCTGTCGGACCTGTACGGCCGCAAGCCCATCCTGATGTTCGGCATCGTGGTCTTTCTGATCGGCTCGGCGCTGTGCGGCCTGGCGGGTGAGCCCTTCCTGGGGAACCTCTTCGGCGGCGGCATAGAGCAGCTCGTCGTGTTCCGGGGCCTTCAGGGCGTCGGCGCGGCGGCGCTGGGCTCGGTCGCCTTCGCCATCATCGCCGACCTGTTCGAGCCGGTGGACCGGCCGCGCTACCAGGGCCTGTTCGGGGCGGTGTTCGGCCTCAGCAGCGTGCTGGGGCCGCTGCTGGGCGGCTTCCTCACCGATCAGCTCTCCTGGCGCTGGGTCTTTTACGTGAACCTGCCCATCGGCCTCGTCGCGCTGGCTTTCATCGCGGCCAAGATGCCCCGGCTCGCCAGCGGCCTGCAGGCGAAGGTGGATTGGCTGGGCGCCTTCCTGATTCTGCTGTTCACTGTGCCGCTGCTGCTGGCGCTGACCTGGGGCGCGAACGGTACCTACGCCTGGACCAGCCCCACACTGCTGGGCCTGCTGGGCCTCAGCGCGGCGGCGCTGGTCGCCTTTGTAGCTGTAGAGAGCCGTCACCCCAGCCCCATCCTGCCACTCACGCTGTTTCGCAACCGCACCTTTGCCTGGGGCGCCCTGGCCCGCTTCCTGATCGGAGCGGCCTTTCTGGGCGCGATCCTCTTCCTGAGCCTGTACCTGGTCAACGTGCAGGGGGTCAGCGCGACCGCCGCCGGAACCGCCACCATTCCGCTCACCATAGGCTTGATCATCGGGTCGGTAGGCTCCGGACAGATTGCCAGCCGCATCGGCCGTTACAAGGTGCTGATGCTCGTCGGCCTGATGACGGCCGCGCTGGGCTTCTTCGCGCTCAGCACCCTGACGGCCGACACCCCCTACAACGGCGTGGTGCTGCGGATGGTGCTGCTGGGCCTGGGCCTCGGCCCCGCGCTGCCGCTCTACACCACCGCCCTGCAACTCGCGGTCAAGCCCTGGGAAATCGGCGTGGCGACCAGCGCCGGACAGTTCTTCCAGCAGATGGGCAGCACCATCGGCACCGCCGTCTTCGGGGCGCTGCTGACCGCTGGCCTCGCCACCCAGCTCAGCACCAATTTCGAGCGGGCCAGGGAAGGCCAGCCCCCCGCCGTCCAGGCGATCCTGACCCAGAATGAGCGGGCCGCAGCGGCGAGTGCGGGCGGCGGCTTCGGGGAGGGCGCCCCGGCAGGCGAGAGCGGACAGGACCCCGCCGCTGCCTTCGGCGAGGTGCGCCGCCAGCTCGACGCCGCCGTCAATAGCGGCAACGCCGCCGCGCTGGGCCAGATCGCGCAGAACCCGGCCCTGCCGCAGGGCTTCCGCGAGGGCCTGGGCCGCATTCCCACCGAGGCCCTCGCCACCCCGGAGGGCCGCGCCGGGGTGCAGCAGACCCTGGACGGGCAGTTCCGCGCCTTTGAGGTCGCCGGGCAGAAGACCGCCCGCGTCGTCAAGGAGTCTTTCGCGGGTGCCATCGCCAACATCTACCGCTGGAGCATCGGCGTGATCCTGCTGGCCCTGCTCGCCACGGCCATGATGCCCAACCTCTCCCTGCCCACCCGCCGCAAGGGGGAACGCGCCGCTCCCGCGCACGTGGAGGTGTAA
- a CDS encoding MarR family winged helix-turn-helix transcriptional regulator yields the protein MTDPTQANAPPAPDDIARLTRAMRELHRLIGTGVLRGMQGGLQDHDLTFAQMTALHGLRAGAPLTVSALAAQTRLSLPATSHLVERLVRRGLAERRENPDNRREKLVVPTAAGLAVVSRMDAQFVGAYAAAFQPVRPPVLRAAADAVQALIEDITPSGSEETP from the coding sequence ATGACGGACCCGACGCAGGCCAACGCCCCCCCCGCCCCCGACGACATCGCCCGGCTGACCCGGGCCATGCGGGAACTGCACCGCCTGATTGGCACCGGGGTGCTGCGCGGCATGCAGGGCGGCCTTCAGGACCACGACCTCACCTTTGCCCAGATGACGGCCCTGCATGGGCTGCGGGCCGGAGCGCCCCTGACCGTGAGTGCGCTGGCGGCCCAGACCCGCCTGAGCCTGCCCGCGACCAGCCACCTCGTCGAGCGGCTGGTGCGCCGGGGGCTGGCCGAGCGGCGCGAAAACCCGGACAACCGCCGCGAAAAGCTCGTCGTGCCCACGGCGGCGGGCCTCGCGGTGGTCTCGCGCATGGACGCGCAGTTCGTGGGGGCCTATGCGGCCGCCTTTCAGCCCGTGCGTCCGCCCGTGCTCCGCGCCGCGGCCGACGCGGTGCAGGCCCTGATCGAAGACATCACTCCCTCCGGCAGCGAGGAGACGCCATGA
- a CDS encoding cation:proton antiporter regulatory subunit, producing the protein MIRLDETPLPGVGVRHDFDGHYGKRVGVITHRDGRREIFVSRRDDPDACAQSIVLSEEEAEAVADLLGGSTITRRVSRLTQDIEGLAMDWVPISGISPYAGHPLGDTMMRTRTGASIVAVMRDGQAIPAPGPDFPLRAGDTVVVVGTPNGVVRAARLLGGGE; encoded by the coding sequence ATGATTCGACTGGATGAGACGCCCCTTCCCGGCGTGGGCGTGCGGCACGACTTCGATGGACACTACGGCAAGCGCGTGGGCGTGATCACCCACCGCGACGGACGGCGCGAGATTTTCGTCTCCCGCCGCGACGACCCCGACGCCTGCGCCCAGAGCATCGTCCTGAGCGAGGAGGAGGCCGAGGCGGTGGCCGACCTGCTGGGCGGCTCGACGATCACCCGCCGGGTTTCCAGGCTCACGCAGGACATCGAGGGACTGGCGATGGACTGGGTGCCGATCTCGGGGATCAGCCCCTACGCCGGGCACCCGCTGGGCGACACCATGATGCGCACCCGCACGGGCGCGAGCATCGTGGCCGTCATGCGCGACGGTCAGGCGATTCCGGCGCCCGGCCCCGACTTTCCGCTGCGGGCGGGCGATACGGTGGTCGTCGTGGGGACGCCGAACGGGGTGGTGCGGGCCGCGCGGCTGCTGGGCGGGGGCGAGTGA
- a CDS encoding cation:proton antiporter, with protein sequence MSLAELFLELGAVILALAFVGRAAGRLGITPIPLYLIAGIGLGAFVHLGDAPEEFIHIGAEIGAVLLLFTLGLEYTSGELRDNLKANRSVGVLDLALNFTPGLLAGLVLGFSPLAAALLGGVTYLSSSGIASKVLSDLGRLGNRETPVILAVCVLEDVAMAVYLPVIAALLIGGTLAAVGVNLAVALAAFSLAFFLALKYGHVLSRVIHVQSNEALLLSVFGLVLVVAGLADMLKVSAAIGAFLVGIALSGEVADRTRHLVEPLRDLFAAVFFVFFGLQLDLGSVPDVLLPATVLAVVTSLTKFYTGWYGAARAGVQTRGRVRAGATLIPRGEFSILIAGLGLTLAPTLGPLAAVYVLITAFVGPILARFDAQIAPLLDRRLRLAGVAAVVPAEPAPLAPLAETRETRAD encoded by the coding sequence ATGTCGCTCGCTGAACTGTTCCTGGAACTGGGCGCGGTCATTCTCGCGCTGGCGTTCGTGGGGCGGGCGGCCGGACGACTGGGCATCACGCCCATTCCGCTGTACCTGATTGCGGGCATCGGCCTGGGGGCCTTCGTGCACCTCGGAGATGCGCCCGAGGAGTTCATCCATATCGGGGCGGAGATCGGCGCGGTGCTGCTGCTGTTCACGCTGGGGCTGGAGTACACCAGCGGGGAGCTGCGCGACAACCTCAAGGCCAACCGCAGTGTGGGGGTGCTGGACCTCGCGCTCAATTTCACGCCGGGGCTGCTCGCCGGGCTGGTGCTGGGGTTCTCGCCGCTGGCCGCCGCCCTGCTGGGGGGCGTGACCTACCTGAGTTCCAGCGGGATCGCCTCCAAGGTGCTGTCCGACCTGGGGCGGCTGGGCAACCGCGAGACGCCCGTGATTCTGGCCGTGTGCGTGCTGGAGGACGTGGCGATGGCCGTCTACCTCCCGGTGATCGCCGCGCTGCTGATCGGGGGCACGCTGGCGGCGGTGGGGGTCAACCTGGCGGTGGCGCTGGCAGCCTTCTCGCTGGCTTTTTTCCTGGCGCTGAAATACGGGCACGTCCTGAGCCGGGTGATCCACGTGCAGAGCAACGAGGCGCTGCTGCTCAGCGTCTTCGGGCTGGTGCTGGTCGTCGCGGGGCTGGCCGACATGCTCAAGGTGTCGGCGGCGATCGGGGCCTTCCTGGTCGGCATCGCCCTGTCGGGCGAGGTGGCCGACCGCACCCGGCACCTCGTGGAGCCGCTGCGGGACCTGTTCGCGGCGGTGTTCTTCGTGTTTTTCGGGCTGCAACTCGACCTGGGGAGCGTGCCGGACGTGCTGCTTCCGGCCACCGTGCTCGCGGTGGTGACCAGCCTGACCAAGTTCTACACGGGCTGGTACGGCGCGGCCCGTGCGGGCGTGCAGACGCGTGGGCGGGTGCGGGCGGGCGCCACGCTGATTCCACGCGGCGAGTTCAGCATCCTGATCGCGGGGCTGGGGCTGACCCTGGCGCCCACGCTGGGGCCGCTGGCCGCCGTCTACGTGCTGATCACGGCCTTCGTGGGGCCGATCCTGGCCCGCTTCGACGCCCAGATCGCGCCGCTGCTCGACCGCCGGTTGCGGTTGGCTGGGGTTGCGGCAGTGGTGCCCGCCGAACCTGCGCCGCTGGCTCCGCTGGCCGAGACGCGGGAGACGCGGGCGGACTGA
- a CDS encoding B12-binding domain-containing radical SAM protein gives MSYWRTQIKPLLDAETGTLHKQAPIRVTLAFPNRYSVGMASLGYQVIYRMFNQEEGVACERAFLPDDVEAFERTGQALPTVESGRDAGDCELFALSVSFELDLTNIIRTLDVAGMRPLREERSDTDPVVMIGGPFTSSNPYPLTPFADVIIIGDGEQIVPVVSEALRESQTREEFYDLIDGMPGIFLPARHVHEPTWATAPKELLPAYSQIVTPHSELSNMFLVEAQRGCPRPCTFCLARTMYGPNRNNQAQELLDTIPDWVEKVGLVGAALSDFPHTKYVGRTLTERGIKLGVSSIRADTVDEELAAILKAGGLRTFTVASDAPSERLRRWLKKGITTEDLLKTAHISRDLGFSGIKVYMMIGLGPENDDDITELIEFTKELAKINRVALGISPFVPKRHTPHFADPFGGVQTIEKRLKRIQKELRTTAELRNVSAKWAWVESVIARGGPEVGMAAYAIYRNESIGAWKKALDEVGWRDEFEVNAPAIHLPPGQYEAREVSAHAEGLAV, from the coding sequence TTGAGTTACTGGCGCACCCAGATCAAACCGCTGCTGGACGCGGAAACCGGCACCCTGCACAAGCAGGCGCCCATCCGCGTCACGCTGGCGTTTCCCAATCGCTACTCGGTGGGCATGGCCTCGCTCGGGTATCAGGTCATCTACCGCATGTTCAACCAGGAAGAGGGGGTCGCCTGCGAGCGGGCCTTCCTCCCCGACGACGTGGAGGCCTTCGAGCGCACTGGGCAGGCCCTCCCCACCGTCGAGTCGGGCCGCGACGCGGGCGACTGCGAACTGTTCGCCCTGAGCGTGTCATTCGAACTCGACCTCACCAACATCATCCGCACGCTGGACGTGGCGGGGATGCGCCCGCTGCGGGAAGAACGCAGCGACACCGACCCCGTCGTGATGATCGGCGGTCCCTTCACCTCGTCCAATCCGTACCCCCTGACGCCCTTTGCCGATGTGATCATCATTGGCGACGGCGAGCAGATCGTGCCGGTAGTCAGTGAGGCCCTGCGCGAGTCGCAGACCCGCGAGGAGTTCTACGACCTCATCGACGGGATGCCCGGCATCTTCCTCCCCGCGCGGCACGTCCACGAGCCGACCTGGGCGACCGCGCCCAAGGAACTGCTGCCCGCCTACTCGCAGATCGTGACGCCCCACTCGGAGCTGTCCAACATGTTCCTGGTCGAGGCCCAGCGCGGCTGCCCGCGCCCCTGCACCTTCTGCCTCGCCCGGACGATGTACGGCCCCAACCGCAACAATCAGGCGCAGGAACTGCTCGACACCATTCCCGACTGGGTGGAGAAGGTCGGCCTGGTGGGCGCGGCCCTGTCTGACTTCCCGCACACCAAGTACGTGGGCCGCACCCTGACCGAGCGCGGCATCAAGCTGGGCGTGTCCTCCATCCGCGCCGACACCGTGGACGAGGAACTCGCGGCCATCCTCAAGGCGGGCGGTCTGCGGACCTTCACGGTGGCTTCCGACGCGCCCTCCGAGCGCCTGCGCCGCTGGCTGAAAAAGGGCATCACCACCGAGGACCTGCTCAAGACGGCCCATATCAGCCGCGACCTGGGTTTTTCCGGCATCAAGGTCTACATGATGATCGGCCTCGGCCCGGAGAACGACGACGACATCACCGAGCTGATCGAGTTCACCAAGGAACTGGCGAAGATCAACCGGGTCGCGCTGGGGATCAGCCCCTTCGTGCCCAAGCGCCACACGCCGCACTTTGCCGACCCCTTCGGCGGTGTGCAGACCATCGAGAAGCGCCTCAAGCGCATCCAGAAGGAGCTGCGGACCACCGCCGAACTCCGCAACGTGTCCGCGAAGTGGGCCTGGGTCGAGTCGGTGATCGCGCGGGGTGGCCCGGAAGTCGGCATGGCCGCCTACGCGATCTACCGCAACGAGAGCATCGGCGCCTGGAAAAAGGCCCTTGACGAGGTGGGCTGGCGCGACGAGTTCGAGGTCAATGCGCCCGCCATTCACCTCCCGCCCGGCCAGTACGAGGCCCGCGAGGTCAGCGCCCACGCGGAGGGGCTGGCGGTCTAA
- the icd gene encoding NADP-dependent isocitrate dehydrogenase has protein sequence MTISDPHIQVPTQGEKIRMEGGKLVVPDRPIIPFVEGDGTGPDIWRASVRVLDAAVEKAYGGQRQIEWMEVYAGEKSTQVYGEGEWLPQATVDAFDEYLFGIKGPLTTPVGGGIRSINVALRQQLDLYACVRPVQYFEGVPSPVKRPQDVDMVIFRENTEDIYAGIEYKAGTPEADRVREFLVNEMGVDKIRFPETSSFGVKPVSKEGTERLVRAAIQYAIDNGRKSVSLVHKGNIMKFTEGGFRDWGYELAKREFGGVELDGGPWLQLPNGIVIKDVIADNFLQQILLRPTEYDVIATLNLNGDYLSDALAAQVGGIGIAPGANINYVTGHAIFEATHGTAPKYAGKDVINPSSVILSGEMMLRYMGWTEAADLILKGLDQTIREKTVTYDFARGMEGANEVKTSQFADRIIEHIQK, from the coding sequence ATGACGATTTCCGACCCGCATATCCAGGTGCCCACCCAGGGCGAGAAGATTCGCATGGAGGGCGGCAAGCTCGTGGTGCCCGACCGGCCCATCATCCCCTTCGTGGAGGGCGACGGCACCGGCCCCGACATCTGGCGGGCCAGCGTGCGCGTCCTCGACGCCGCCGTGGAAAAGGCCTACGGCGGTCAGCGTCAGATCGAGTGGATGGAGGTCTACGCGGGCGAGAAGAGCACCCAGGTCTACGGCGAGGGCGAGTGGCTCCCGCAGGCGACCGTGGACGCCTTCGACGAGTACCTCTTCGGCATCAAGGGGCCGCTCACCACGCCCGTCGGCGGCGGCATCCGTTCGATCAACGTAGCGCTGAGGCAGCAGCTCGACCTGTATGCTTGCGTCCGCCCCGTGCAGTACTTCGAGGGCGTGCCCAGCCCCGTCAAGCGCCCCCAGGACGTGGACATGGTGATCTTCCGCGAGAACACCGAGGACATCTACGCCGGAATCGAGTACAAGGCCGGTACCCCCGAGGCCGACCGCGTGCGCGAGTTCCTGGTGAATGAGATGGGCGTGGACAAGATCCGCTTCCCCGAGACCTCCTCTTTCGGCGTGAAGCCCGTTTCTAAGGAAGGCACCGAGCGCCTTGTCCGCGCAGCCATCCAGTACGCCATCGACAACGGCCGCAAGAGCGTGAGCCTCGTCCACAAGGGCAACATCATGAAGTTCACGGAGGGCGGCTTCCGAGACTGGGGCTATGAGCTCGCCAAGCGCGAGTTCGGCGGCGTAGAACTCGACGGCGGCCCCTGGCTCCAGCTTCCGAACGGCATCGTGATCAAGGACGTGATCGCCGACAACTTCCTTCAGCAGATCCTGCTGCGTCCCACCGAGTACGACGTGATCGCCACCCTGAACCTCAACGGCGACTACCTCTCCGACGCGCTCGCCGCGCAGGTGGGCGGCATCGGCATCGCGCCCGGTGCGAACATCAACTACGTGACCGGCCACGCCATTTTCGAGGCCACCCACGGCACCGCGCCCAAGTACGCGGGTAAGGACGTCATCAACCCCAGCTCCGTCATCCTTTCCGGCGAGATGATGCTGCGCTACATGGGCTGGACCGAGGCCGCCGACCTGATCCTCAAGGGCCTCGACCAGACCATCCGCGAGAAGACCGTGACCTACGACTTCGCCCGCGGCATGGAAGGCGCCAACGAGGTCAAGACCAGCCAGTTCGCCGACCGCATCATCGAGCACATCCAGAAGTAA
- a CDS encoding DinB family protein: protein MTTAPDWQRWYRIEPEERYSPQIGALVEMMSYVRMTTLADVRGLSAEELWVTPPGFGNSIGALLAHIAAVDRAYHLWSLEGRDLDPERDAALLGGLSLGREGTPPPTGQGLDALLAELEESRAATLAALAQRDDTWLASRLTVPGFDFPNHHWAWFHVMEDEVNHRGQIRLIRKLVAPEPQREGSA from the coding sequence ATGACCACCGCTCCCGACTGGCAACGCTGGTACCGCATCGAACCCGAGGAGCGGTACTCGCCGCAGATCGGGGCGCTGGTCGAGATGATGTCGTATGTCCGGATGACCACCCTGGCCGACGTGCGGGGGCTGAGCGCCGAGGAGCTGTGGGTCACCCCGCCCGGCTTCGGCAACTCCATCGGGGCGCTGCTGGCGCATATCGCGGCGGTGGACCGCGCTTACCACCTCTGGTCACTGGAGGGCCGCGACCTCGACCCGGAACGGGACGCGGCCCTGCTGGGGGGCCTGAGCCTGGGCCGCGAGGGCACGCCCCCGCCCACCGGGCAGGGCCTGGACGCTCTGCTGGCCGAATTGGAGGAGAGCCGCGCCGCCACGCTGGCCGCCCTGGCCCAGCGGGACGACACCTGGCTGGCCTCGCGGCTCACGGTGCCGGGCTTCGACTTTCCCAACCACCACTGGGCCTGGTTTCATGTCATGGAGGACGAGGTCAACCACCGGGGCCAGATTCGCCTGATTCGCAAGCTCGTCGCGCCCGAGCCGCAGCGGGAGGGGTCGGCTTGA